GCCGGTGACGTCGCGCCAGCTTGAGGCCCTCGTCCACATGGGCCTGAAGCACCCCGGCGCTGGCCAGCGGATCGTTCAGTCGGGTGTGGGGGTTCTCCCCGCTGGTCTGGTTCTCGATGAACCAGTCGGGGGCATGCAGTTTGCCCACATCGTGATAGAGCGAGCCTGTGCGGATCAGATCAACATCGGCACCGATGGCACGGGCTCCTTCTTCGGCCAGTCCGCAGATCATCAGGGTGTGCTCGAAGGTGCCAGGGGCTTCGGAGGAAAGCCGCCGGAGCAACGGTCGCTCCTGGTCGGCCAGCTCCATCAACCGGGCTCGGGTCAGGAGGCCGAAGGAGCTCTCGAGCAGAGGAATGACCAGGATGGCCAGCATCATCATCAGCCCAAGCAGCAGTGCTTCCGGTGCGCGGTTGCCCGCATTCGGGAGCAGCGGCATCCAGGAACCAGTGAGGGATAACCCCCCTTGAGAGGGCAACAGCAACTCAGCCAGCCAAGCACCGATCGGCAAGAGCACCGCCAGTTGGAGCAGCTGGGCACGGCTGCGCAGGCGGCCCGCCTGAATGGCCGCGACGGTGGCTGTCGCAGCAGCGATCAGCAGTCTTCCCTCACCCAGTCCTGTGACAGGCGTCGGCCAGAGCAGGCTGGCCATGGCAAGCCAGGCCAAGGCACTCGTGGTTCCCAAACCCTGCGCCAAAAGCAAGGTGGGCGGCACGATCACCGCCAGAGGGCTGACGGAAGCTCCGAACCACAGCTTGCAGGTTTGGCTCAGTAGCAGCAGCCCGAGTGCCAACAAGCCGTGGGGTGCCTCAAGGCAAGGACGTTCCCTGCGCATCACCAGCAGCAGCACACCGCAACCGGCGAGCGCTTCGGTGAAATGGCTGATCCACAGACCGAGCTTCGGACGTCGATTGACCATGCCGAAGTAATCCAGCACGTCGTAGGCCTGAGAGCTGATCGGCTCCCCCTTGCGGGTGATCACATCGCCTTTGGTCACTTCGATGGTGGGGATTCCCTGCTGCGTGATCAGTTCCTCGATCAGCTTCTGGCTGCGCAGGGGGTCGGTTTGCAGATTGCTGGTGCCTTGGAGTGTTGTTGTCAGCAGCTTGCTGCCCAGGCTGCGCGCTGCCGGGGTCTTGGTGGCCTTAATCCCCTTGAGCTGAAGTGCCGTCGATTGCTGCAGTTGTTCCAGGGCGAGATTGTTGACCAGCCCCTGGCTGAGCATGCGGTCCAGGGCCCGGCGCAGCGCCATGTCCCATTGGCGACCTTGTTCAGGGGTGCGTTGTTCAAGCCATTGCTGTTCATCGGCCGAGAGATTGACGGGGCCGATCCGCTCAGCCTCCTCACTGTTGGCCACCCGTTCCAGTTCGCTCAGATATCGCTCCAGTCGCATGCGGATCTGCTGGTTTTCGGCGGGATTGAGCACCTGAACAAAGGTGCTGGAACCAAGGCTGGAGCGGCGTTGCTCCAGTGCTTCGCTGTCCACCACCCGCGCTTCTTTGGGCGCCACTGCATCGAACGGAGCGGTCAGTCCCGGTCGTAGGTCCGGTTCCACCAGCCATGGCCAGCTCGAGACCAGTGCCACCAGCACACACAGGATCAGTAGTGCGCTTTTCTGCACGCGGCTCCAGCGCAGCACGGGGCGACGCGGCGATTCACTCCGCAACCAGGATCTCCAGAGCCGTGACAGGCGGTGCGAGCGCAACTCAACGGACGGCATCCAGACCAAACGCTAGCTCTGCCGGAGCGGCATGCTGGATTCAATGGCAAACAAGGCAATGGCCCTCAGATTGGATGGCAAGGCGCTGGCCAAAGAACTCGAACAGCGGTTGCAGGCGCAGATCCAATCCGCATGCTCTGTAGCGGGGCGTCCACCTGGTTTGGCTGTGTTGCGGGTGGGGGACGACCCTGCCAGTGCCGTCTATGTCTCCAACAAGGAGAAAGCCTGTGCCCGGATCGGCGTGGAGAGCTTCGGATCCCACTTGCCCGCTGATGCAACAGCAGCCCAGGTGTTGGAGGCCATCTGCGCTCTCAATGCCGATGAACGGGTGGACGGGATCCTGCTGCAACTGCCCCTCCCTGAGGGGTTGGATGAAACGCCATTGCTTGCCGCTATTGATCCGGAGAAAGATGCCGATGGACTGCACACCCTGAATCTGGGTCGGCTGCTCAAGGGCGAACCTGGCCCGCGCAGTTGCACCCCGGCCGGTGTGATGGCGATGCTGCGCAGTCAGGGCATCGATCCATCCGGAAAGCGGGCTGTGGTGGTTGGGCGCAGCATCCTGGTCGGCCAGCCGATGGCGCTGATGCTCCAGGCCGCCAATGCCACGGTCACCGTGGCCCATTCACGCACCCGCGATCTGGCCGCTGTGACTCGTCAGGCCGAGATCCTGGTCGTGGCCGCCGGTCGTCCCGAAATGCTGGGGGCTGACCATGTCAGTCCCGGCACAGTGGTGGTGGATGTCGGCATCCATCGCAGACCCGAGGGCGGGCTTTGTGGTGATGTGAAAGCTGCCGAACTGGAGCCGATCGTGGCGGCCCTGTCCCCGGTGCCTGGAGGTGTGGGGCCCATGACGGTCACCATGCTGTTGGTGAACACGGTGGTGGCCTGGTGCCGGCGTCACCAGATCGATCACGATCTTGCCGATCTGATCGTGTGATGCTCCTGTGATGGCCAGTGGCCTGACAGAATTCCGCCAGCATTGCGCTCCCCATGACCGCAACGGCGACGAGTCCTGAAGGTGTTCCGCCGTCGGGTGAGCCCAAACTCAGCTTCGATTTCAACGCTTACTTGAGCAGCGCTCGCGAACGCGTGGAAGCGGCTCTTGACGCCTCGATGGGGCCTGAGCGGCCGGAATCCCTGCGGGAATCCATGCGCTACTCGCTGCTGGCCGGCGGCAAGCGGTTGCGTCCGATCCTCTGCCTTGCCGCTTGCGAGTTGGTGGGGGGCGACGCTGCGTTGGCCATGCCCACGGCCGTGGCGTTGGAGATGATCCACACCATGTCGCTGATCCACGACGATCTGCCGGCGATGGACAACGACGATCTGCGGCGCGGCCGTCCGACCAATCACAAGGTCTATGGCGATGCCATGGCGATCTTGGCCGGTGATGCGCTGCTCAGCCGTGCCTTCGAGATGGTGGCCGTCCGCAGCAAAGGGGTGTCTCCCGATCGGTTGGTTCAGGTGGTGGGCGAGCTGGCGCTGGTGTCTGGTGCTCCCGGGCTGGTGGGCGGTCAGGTGGTGGATCTGGAGAGTGAAGGCAAACAGGTCGATCTGGAGACGCTGGAGTACATCCATCTCCATAAAACGGCAGCGTTGCTGCGGGCCTGTGTGGTGACGGGTGCACTGATCGGTGGTGCCGATGCGCAGCAGGTATCGGCCATGCGGACCTATGCCAACGGCATCGGCCTGGCGTTCCAGATCATTGACGACATCCTGGATGTCACGGCAAGCAGCGAGGTACTGGGCAAGACCGCTGGCAAGGATCTGGTCGCCGACAAGACCACCTATCCGAAGTTGCTCGGCCTTGAGTCATCCCGATCCCGGGCCCTGGAGCTGGTGGCAGAAGCCAAGTCGGCGCTCGAACCCTGGAAAGACAAGGCACAACCGCTTCTGGCCCTGGCTGATTACGTTGCCAGCCGTGATCGTTGATCATGGCGGTCATGACCGTGCCCATGCCCCTGCAGATTCTCGATAATGCCGTTCTGGCCTGGGGCCTTGCGGCCTGTGGGCTGGCTCAGCTCTCCAAACTGGTGATTGAACTGGTGCTGCACCGCCGTTGGCGCCCTGCGGTGCTGATTGAAACTGGTGGGATGCCCTCCAGTCACTCGGCTCTGGTGACCGGTACGGCGACGGCGGTGGGTTGGCAGGACGGCTTCAACTCGGCTGCATTTGCGTTGGCCGCCACTGTGGCGTTCGTGGTGATGTACGACGCCAGTGGTGTTCGTCGGGCCGCCGGTTTCACGGCCGAACGGGTGAATGCGCTGCCCGATGCCGTGTGGGACACGGTTCCTGAGAAACCACTCAAGGAACGGCTGGGGCATTCCCGCACCGAAGTGTTGGTGGGAAGCCTGATGGGTCCGGCGATCGCCTTGACCGGTCTGACCTTTGTGGGTTCTCCGCTTCAGTTAGCGCACACCATCGCCAACGCTCTGGGGTGACATCGCCTCCCCATGCCGAACTGAGCCTCACGCAGGATCAGACCCTGGCCGCCGCTGCCTTCTCCGACTGGCTGCAGCAGAAGGATGCTGGACTGCCCTTCGTGTTGAGCGGTTTCGCCGGTAGCGGCAAGACCTTCCTCTCCATGCGCCTGCTGCGTGAAGTGGAGGCCAGTGGTCTGTGCTGGACCGTGGTGGCTCCCACCCATAAGGCCGTCGGCGTGTTGCGCCAGGCGCTGACACTTGAGGGCTTGCACCCCACCTGGTATCCCTCCACGATTCACCGCTTGTTGCGCTTGAAGCTCAAGCGCCAGGGGGACCGGGAGCTCTGCGAAGCCACCGAGCAGACCGCTGCTGCCTTGGAGCATCTGGGATTGGTGCTGATCGATGAGGCCTCGATGGTCGACAGCTCGTTGTTGTCGATCGCCTTGCAATGCGCTCATCCCTTCAAGACGCGTTTGGTGTTTGTGGGTGATCCCGCCCAGTTGCCGCCGGTGGGTGAAAGCGACAGCCCTGTGTTTGCCATGAACCGGGCTGTCACCGCCTGCCTGCGCCAGGTTGTGCGGCATCAGGGTCCTGTGCTGCAGCTGGCCAGTTGCCTGCGCGATGGGCGACTGCCCTGTGAAGTGCCGCCGATCATGCCGCCCGTGCGCACCGAGCTCGGTCAGGTGGGGGTGTTGAACCGCAACGACTGGCTGGAGCGAGCCAAGGAGGGTCTGCGTCAGGCCGCGGCCTGCGACAACCCTGACGCCGCCAGGATCCTTTGCTTCACCAATCGCCGTCTGGAGGCGCTGGTACCTCATGCCCGCCGGGCGATTCATGGGGAGATGGCCGACCAGATGGCGGTGTTGCCGGGTGAGGTGTTGATCACCCGCACGGCGGTGATGGCCCCCGCGTCACGGGATGGTGGTGAAACGGGTGAGGAGCCCGATCTGGTGTTGGGCTCCAACCGCGAGGTGGTGGTGGAAGACGTGACACCGGAACGCTGTGACCTGGCTGAGTTCGGCGTGGCCGGAGACACGCAGCTGTCACTGGCTGGCCTGGGAGCTCCTGTGATCGAAACCCTCAATGCCCGGGTGCGCAGCGGTGAATTGGAGCTCAATCTGCGCCTGCAGCCTCCATCAGGCAGCCAGGCCAGGCAGCAGTTGGATGCCTTGATGAAGCGTCTGGCACAGGAGGCGCGCGAGGCCGGCAAGCGCGGTGGCCGGTCGTTGTGGCGCCGGTATTTTCTGGTCAGAGATGCCTTCGCCTCGCTGGGACCTGCCGCTGTGCTCACGGTGCATCGCAGCCAGGGCAGCAGCTTCGGTGAGGTCTTCGTCGCCGACGACGTGTTCTGGCCGCAGGACCAGGCTCTCCGTAAGCAACTCGTTTACGTGGCAGTCAGTCGGGCCAGAGAGGGGGTTTGGCTGGCCGGTCGCTCTGCCCCGGCAGAGATGGCTGAGCGCTGGACGACAGCGCTCAGGTCAGAGTGAGCCCGCTCACACCTTGCCAGCCCAGGTAGATCCCCAGCCCAAGGCTGAGCCCGCCGACGACCAGTTCGCCCCGAGCGAAGAGCACGGTTTTGCCCTTCTCCAGCAAAGGAATCACCTTGTCGCGTCCGATGATCACGGCGACCAAGGGAGCCAGCAGGAACAGACTGGCGCCAACCGTGAATGCGAGCAGGCCGACTGCTTCCTGCCAGGTGGGCAGCTGGGCGGACAGCACCACCCCGGCTGATTTGGCGAAGAGCACCAGATCATCGGGGCTGATGAGCTCACCGACGGTTCCCAGCAGCAGCAGCAGTGGCAGCGGCATGGCCACGAACCGGTCAATTCCCTTGGTCCAGCCGGGAGGCTCACTGCCTTCCGTGACTGATTTGATCAATTCCCGTCCGCCGACGGCGACCAAGGCGCCACCTGCCAGAAGATCCAAGCCTGTGCGGTGATGGGAGCCATGGCTCATGTCCAGCACGAGGGCGTGTCCCACGGTTACCAGCAGGGTTGCAGCCACCAGGGTGGTCACCACCCAGCCGGCCACAAACCAGCCTCCTCGCTTGATCGGTTGGGGGCCAAGCAGCAGCAGCAGCAACACGGCGATATGGATCGGCGAAAGGCCAATTCCGGTGCCGTAGGCCAGCAATTCAGCCCAGAGGGTGGTGTCGCTCATCAGAACCGGCCTTCGGCGGGTGCAATTTTGCGAAGGATCGCATGTTTCCCACTGCACTCACTCAGCAAATCAATGGTTGGTGAGCAGTTGCTTCAGCTTCGGATCTCAAACCAGTCGTCGCCGGTGATCGGGATCTGGGATGGCCTTACCAGGCGAACTCGCGCATGACTGGGGCCCTGCTCACACCAAAGCCGCATTTCGTTGAGAGGTAACGACTCGCCCTCCACCTGAACTTCCACCCGTCCATCAGCGAGATTGCGCACCCAGCCACTGAGTCCAAGCTCCATGGCGCGTCGCCTGCAGGCCTGCCTGAAGCCCACCCCTTGAACGTGTCCTTCCACCAGAAAGCGCCAGCGCTCCCGCAAACGGTTGATCCGTGGGCGATTGCTTCGGCTTACCCAACGGCGTTGTTCCGACTCGCTGCGGCCGCGAGTGCGGCGCGCCATCGGCATGAGATCGTCGAGGATCCGGCCCAGTGGAGGTGGACCCAGCTTGCGTGGAGGTTGGGTCTGTTCCATCCCTCAGCTCTTCGCTTGATCTTCCAACCTTCAACTTGCCACAGCGGTCCTGTTTTGCCCATCGCGGCATCGGCTTCTTGGCTCAAGTTCCAGCGATGAAACTCATGGCCTTTGAGTTGTTCGCCTTGGCGCATGAGCAGTGTGTCGCTCGTGACTTCGAGCGTGCGATAGCCCACCTGCAGTCGGCCTCGCTTGGCTTCAAAGGGCAGTAACCCCGCCATTGGATGCTGTCGGCCCTCAGGATCAGCCAGGTTCTGGCCGAGCAGCAACATGCCGCCGCATTCAGCATAGATCGGTTTCGCCTGAATCCAGGCATGCAGGCCTGAGAAGCTTTGTTTGCAGCCGCTGAGTCGGTCGGCATGCAGTTCCGGAAAGCCCCCCGGCAGCACCAGCCCCTTGGCCTCCTCAGGCGGTGGAATATCCGCCAATGGGCTCCAGGGCAGCACCGGCATGTTGAGGGCTTCCAGGCACTCCTGCATCTCTGGATAACGGAAGTGGAAGGCTTCGTCCTGGGCCACCGCCACAGGCAGGGCAGGCAGTGGCTCTGAAGCAGTGAGGGCAGGGCTGAGGGCGGTCTGTATGGGGTCGGGACCGGCAGAGGGAGCCTTGAGCAGCTGTAGGAACACATCCATCGCCAGATGCTCTTCAGCAAGTTCGGCCCAGCGGTCGAGTCGTGGTGCGAGCTGGCGCAGTTCATGGGCTGGTGCCAGGCCAAGGTGGCGACTGGGGAGATCCAGGCTGGGATCCTTCGGTAGGCACCCGAGGCAGCGCGCGCCGATCTGTCCGAGCACCTCCTCCAGCAAGTCCCGATGACGCAGGCTGTTGACCCGGTTCAGGACGACACCCGCTAGCTGTAGGCGAGGGTCGAGTGCTCGGAAGCCGGCCACCAGAGCGGCGAGTGAGCGGGCCTGCCCTCCGGCATCCACCACCAGCACCACGGGTCGTTCCAGTTGGATCGCCACATCGGCGCTGCTTCCTTCCGAACTGGAGCCAATGCCGTCATAGAGACCCATAACGCCCTCAATCAGGGCTAGGTCGCAACGCCCTCCGTAGCCGTTGAAACTCAGATCAATCCAGGCCTTGCCACAGAGCGGCAGGTCGAGATTGCGGCAGGGTCGCCCTGCTGC
This region of Synechococcus sp. NOUM97013 genomic DNA includes:
- a CDS encoding HDIG domain-containing metalloprotein yields the protein MPSVELRSHRLSRLWRSWLRSESPRRPVLRWSRVQKSALLILCVLVALVSSWPWLVEPDLRPGLTAPFDAVAPKEARVVDSEALEQRRSSLGSSTFVQVLNPAENQQIRMRLERYLSELERVANSEEAERIGPVNLSADEQQWLEQRTPEQGRQWDMALRRALDRMLSQGLVNNLALEQLQQSTALQLKGIKATKTPAARSLGSKLLTTTLQGTSNLQTDPLRSQKLIEELITQQGIPTIEVTKGDVITRKGEPISSQAYDVLDYFGMVNRRPKLGLWISHFTEALAGCGVLLLVMRRERPCLEAPHGLLALGLLLLSQTCKLWFGASVSPLAVIVPPTLLLAQGLGTTSALAWLAMASLLWPTPVTGLGEGRLLIAAATATVAAIQAGRLRSRAQLLQLAVLLPIGAWLAELLLPSQGGLSLTGSWMPLLPNAGNRAPEALLLGLMMMLAILVIPLLESSFGLLTRARLMELADQERPLLRRLSSEAPGTFEHTLMICGLAEEGARAIGADVDLIRTGSLYHDVGKLHAPDWFIENQTSGENPHTRLNDPLASAGVLQAHVDEGLKLARRHRLPRPIADFIPEHQGTLRMGYFLHQAREKDPNVAEARFRYHGPTPRSKETGIMMLADGCEAALRSLPPDTSEQEAKNTVKRIVEARISDGQLTQSSLSRAELELVMHSFVRVWRRMRHRRIPYPIPAKRRFSA
- the folD gene encoding bifunctional methylenetetrahydrofolate dehydrogenase/methenyltetrahydrofolate cyclohydrolase FolD; protein product: MALRLDGKALAKELEQRLQAQIQSACSVAGRPPGLAVLRVGDDPASAVYVSNKEKACARIGVESFGSHLPADATAAQVLEAICALNADERVDGILLQLPLPEGLDETPLLAAIDPEKDADGLHTLNLGRLLKGEPGPRSCTPAGVMAMLRSQGIDPSGKRAVVVGRSILVGQPMALMLQAANATVTVAHSRTRDLAAVTRQAEILVVAAGRPEMLGADHVSPGTVVVDVGIHRRPEGGLCGDVKAAELEPIVAALSPVPGGVGPMTVTMLLVNTVVAWCRRHQIDHDLADLIV
- the crtE gene encoding geranylgeranyl diphosphate synthase CrtE, translating into MTATATSPEGVPPSGEPKLSFDFNAYLSSARERVEAALDASMGPERPESLRESMRYSLLAGGKRLRPILCLAACELVGGDAALAMPTAVALEMIHTMSLIHDDLPAMDNDDLRRGRPTNHKVYGDAMAILAGDALLSRAFEMVAVRSKGVSPDRLVQVVGELALVSGAPGLVGGQVVDLESEGKQVDLETLEYIHLHKTAALLRACVVTGALIGGADAQQVSAMRTYANGIGLAFQIIDDILDVTASSEVLGKTAGKDLVADKTTYPKLLGLESSRSRALELVAEAKSALEPWKDKAQPLLALADYVASRDR
- a CDS encoding divergent PAP2 family protein encodes the protein MTVPMPLQILDNAVLAWGLAACGLAQLSKLVIELVLHRRWRPAVLIETGGMPSSHSALVTGTATAVGWQDGFNSAAFALAATVAFVVMYDASGVRRAAGFTAERVNALPDAVWDTVPEKPLKERLGHSRTEVLVGSLMGPAIALTGLTFVGSPLQLAHTIANALG
- a CDS encoding AAA family ATPase, with translation MTSPPHAELSLTQDQTLAAAAFSDWLQQKDAGLPFVLSGFAGSGKTFLSMRLLREVEASGLCWTVVAPTHKAVGVLRQALTLEGLHPTWYPSTIHRLLRLKLKRQGDRELCEATEQTAAALEHLGLVLIDEASMVDSSLLSIALQCAHPFKTRLVFVGDPAQLPPVGESDSPVFAMNRAVTACLRQVVRHQGPVLQLASCLRDGRLPCEVPPIMPPVRTELGQVGVLNRNDWLERAKEGLRQAAACDNPDAARILCFTNRRLEALVPHARRAIHGEMADQMAVLPGEVLITRTAVMAPASRDGGETGEEPDLVLGSNREVVVEDVTPERCDLAEFGVAGDTQLSLAGLGAPVIETLNARVRSGELELNLRLQPPSGSQARQQLDALMKRLAQEAREAGKRGGRSLWRRYFLVRDAFASLGPAAVLTVHRSQGSSFGEVFVADDVFWPQDQALRKQLVYVAVSRAREGVWLAGRSAPAEMAERWTTALRSE
- a CDS encoding GAP family protein is translated as MSDTTLWAELLAYGTGIGLSPIHIAVLLLLLLGPQPIKRGGWFVAGWVVTTLVAATLLVTVGHALVLDMSHGSHHRTGLDLLAGGALVAVGGRELIKSVTEGSEPPGWTKGIDRFVAMPLPLLLLLGTVGELISPDDLVLFAKSAGVVLSAQLPTWQEAVGLLAFTVGASLFLLAPLVAVIIGRDKVIPLLEKGKTVLFARGELVVGGLSLGLGIYLGWQGVSGLTLT
- a CDS encoding acylphosphatase, with product MARRTRGRSESEQRRWVSRSNRPRINRLRERWRFLVEGHVQGVGFRQACRRRAMELGLSGWVRNLADGRVEVQVEGESLPLNEMRLWCEQGPSHARVRLVRPSQIPITGDDWFEIRS
- a CDS encoding cobyrinate a,c-diamide synthase, with amino-acid sequence MACVIAAPASGSGKTLLSLCLIAWARRHELSIQPFKVGPDYLDPQLLTLAAGRPCRNLDLPLCGKAWIDLSFNGYGGRCDLALIEGVMGLYDGIGSSSEGSSADVAIQLERPVVLVVDAGGQARSLAALVAGFRALDPRLQLAGVVLNRVNSLRHRDLLEEVLGQIGARCLGCLPKDPSLDLPSRHLGLAPAHELRQLAPRLDRWAELAEEHLAMDVFLQLLKAPSAGPDPIQTALSPALTASEPLPALPVAVAQDEAFHFRYPEMQECLEALNMPVLPWSPLADIPPPEEAKGLVLPGGFPELHADRLSGCKQSFSGLHAWIQAKPIYAECGGMLLLGQNLADPEGRQHPMAGLLPFEAKRGRLQVGYRTLEVTSDTLLMRQGEQLKGHEFHRWNLSQEADAAMGKTGPLWQVEGWKIKRRAEGWNRPNLHASWVHLHWAGSSTISCRWRAALAAAASRNNAVG